In Trichocoleus sp. FACHB-46, a single window of DNA contains:
- a CDS encoding TIGR00300 family protein has product MVSSIRFLMCSPDHYEVDYVINPWMEGNVHKSSRDRAVEQWDQLFHLIKEYAIVDLIQPQVGVPDIVFTANGGLVLGDTVVLSRFFHKERQGEEPFFKQWFVEKGYTVHELPKELPFEGAGDALFDREGRWLWAGYGFRSELDSHPYLAKWLDIEVLSLRLMDERFYHLDTCFCPLSQGYLLYYPPAFDAYSNRLIEMRVPEEKRIAIAEADAVNFACNAVNVDHRVILNKASDELKQRLADKGFEVLETPLTEFLKAGGAAKCLTLRVTEPVQAEVHARATVESRVIRLDGHLLDSGLINRALDLVVEAGGSFQVLNFNLGEQRQSTSSAEVKVSAPSHEVMETIMTQLIDLGAVPPPQEACDISYEVVTQAGVAPDDFYVTTIYPTEVRVECQWVKVQKQRMDAALVLDSTPTGPIAECKLLRDLAVGDRVIIGVEGIRTVRKTESREQRNVQEFSFMGAGVSSERRVELVVEQIAWELRKIRDQGGKVVVTAGPVVIHTGGGEHLAHLIRQGYVQALLGGNAIAVHDIEQSMMGTSLGVDMKRGVSVRGGHRHHLKVINAVRRCGSIPQAVEQGVVTSGVLYECVRNGVPFSLAGSIRDDGPLPDTQMDLLQAQADYARLIEGADLILMLSSMLHSIGVGNMTPAGVKMVCVDINPAVVTKLSDRGSVESVGVVTDVGLFLSLLVQQLDKLTSPYHFASATA; this is encoded by the coding sequence ATGGTTTCCTCAATTCGTTTTTTAATGTGTTCGCCGGATCACTATGAGGTGGACTATGTAATTAATCCTTGGATGGAAGGAAATGTTCACAAGTCTTCTCGCGATCGCGCTGTAGAGCAATGGGATCAGTTGTTTCATTTGATCAAAGAATACGCGATCGTTGATTTGATCCAACCTCAAGTCGGTGTCCCCGATATTGTGTTTACGGCGAATGGGGGTTTGGTCTTAGGCGACACCGTGGTGTTAAGTCGATTCTTCCATAAAGAGCGGCAAGGTGAAGAACCCTTCTTCAAGCAATGGTTTGTTGAGAAGGGCTACACTGTGCATGAATTGCCGAAAGAACTGCCATTTGAGGGGGCGGGAGATGCCCTATTCGATCGCGAGGGTCGCTGGCTGTGGGCAGGGTATGGTTTCCGCTCCGAACTCGATTCCCATCCTTATTTAGCCAAGTGGTTGGATATTGAAGTGCTGTCGCTGCGCCTCATGGACGAGCGCTTCTATCACCTCGATACCTGCTTCTGCCCACTTAGCCAAGGTTATCTGCTCTACTATCCTCCTGCTTTCGATGCTTATTCCAACCGCTTGATTGAAATGCGGGTGCCTGAGGAGAAGCGGATTGCGATCGCGGAAGCCGATGCAGTGAACTTCGCTTGCAACGCAGTGAATGTGGATCACAGAGTGATCTTGAACAAAGCCAGTGATGAGCTGAAGCAACGTCTGGCTGATAAAGGCTTTGAAGTGCTGGAAACGCCTCTAACCGAATTTCTCAAAGCGGGAGGTGCGGCTAAGTGCTTAACGCTGCGTGTCACCGAACCTGTCCAAGCTGAAGTTCATGCTAGGGCTACCGTGGAGAGCCGTGTGATCCGCCTAGACGGTCACTTACTCGACTCTGGCTTGATCAACCGTGCCTTAGATTTAGTGGTGGAAGCAGGCGGCAGCTTTCAAGTACTCAACTTCAACTTGGGAGAACAGCGGCAAAGCACTTCTTCGGCGGAAGTGAAAGTGTCGGCTCCTTCCCACGAGGTCATGGAAACGATCATGACGCAGTTGATCGATCTGGGCGCTGTGCCACCCCCCCAAGAAGCTTGTGATATCAGCTATGAAGTGGTGACTCAAGCGGGAGTAGCTCCAGATGATTTCTATGTCACCACGATTTACCCCACAGAAGTGCGCGTGGAGTGTCAGTGGGTGAAAGTGCAGAAACAACGGATGGATGCGGCGCTCGTCTTGGATTCAACCCCTACAGGTCCGATCGCCGAATGTAAGCTGCTACGAGATTTGGCAGTAGGCGATCGCGTCATTATTGGCGTAGAAGGAATTCGCACAGTCCGGAAAACGGAATCCCGCGAGCAGCGGAATGTGCAAGAGTTTAGCTTCATGGGAGCAGGCGTTTCTAGCGAACGCCGCGTCGAGCTTGTGGTGGAGCAGATTGCTTGGGAATTACGCAAGATTCGCGATCAAGGTGGCAAGGTAGTAGTCACGGCGGGGCCAGTGGTAATTCATACAGGCGGAGGCGAGCATCTAGCCCACCTGATCCGTCAAGGCTATGTGCAAGCGCTACTGGGTGGAAATGCGATCGCCGTTCATGACATTGAGCAATCGATGATGGGCACTTCCCTCGGTGTGGATATGAAGCGTGGGGTTTCGGTGCGCGGTGGTCATCGCCATCACCTCAAGGTGATCAATGCCGTCCGTCGCTGTGGCAGCATTCCCCAGGCTGTAGAGCAAGGTGTAGTGACGAGTGGCGTGCTGTATGAGTGCGTCCGCAACGGCGTGCCTTTCTCCCTGGCTGGCTCAATTCGCGATGATGGCCCTTTACCCGACACGCAGATGGATTTGCTCCAAGCCCAAGCAGACTATGCTCGCCTAATCGAAGGAGCCGATTTGATTTTGATGCTGTCGTCGATGCTGCACTCAATCGGCGTGGGCAACATGACTCCAGCAGGTGTGAAGATGGTCTGCGTGGACATCAACCCAGCCGTAGTTACCAAACTTAGCGATCGCGGTTCTGTCGAATCCGTTGGAGTGGTCACAGATGTAGGTTTGTTCCTCAGCTTGTTAGTGCAGCAGCTCGATAAGCTCACAAGTCCCTATCATTTCGCTTCTGCTACTGCCTAG
- a CDS encoding alkaline phosphatase PhoX, which yields MALSRRKFFALAGASAAGTVMMSPLQALYARKANGQSVFGDGYGPLIPDPNGLLDLPRGFQYRAFSRTGDVMSNNSLVPGGHDGMGSFAGPRGTTILVRNHELSPTSATKVSDLNAPVYDPLCKGGTTTLIIGEDRKLIRHYPSIQGTFRNCAGGVTPWGSWLTSEENTSTPEENPGLVSKRHGYNFEVPAKATGAVPPIPLTAMGRFNHEAVAIDPATGIAYETEDRGDGLFYRFIPNQPGELQMGGTLQALAIKGRPGVNTSNNSGVTIPVGQTLEVEWVTIDNPDPARDSAPTGTRFQGRAKGAATFTRGEGIWFGNNELYFTCTDGGPFRLGQVWRYVPGQSAQDGGTLTLFVESTDKAELENPDNIVVSPFGDLFLCEDGDDEQFVVGVTPQGELYHFARNAINDRELAGACFSPDGQTMFVNIQTPGITFAIWGPWSRA from the coding sequence ATGGCTTTATCGCGACGTAAATTCTTTGCGCTGGCAGGTGCTAGTGCTGCTGGTACGGTAATGATGTCTCCTTTGCAGGCGCTCTATGCTCGCAAAGCGAACGGTCAATCTGTATTTGGCGATGGCTATGGCCCACTGATTCCCGACCCCAATGGTTTACTAGACTTACCTCGTGGCTTCCAGTACCGAGCTTTCTCCCGCACTGGCGACGTTATGAGCAATAACTCTTTAGTGCCCGGAGGACACGATGGCATGGGGTCTTTTGCAGGTCCCAGAGGTACTACCATCTTGGTACGGAACCACGAACTCAGCCCCACTTCTGCTACCAAAGTTTCTGACCTGAATGCACCTGTGTATGACCCCTTGTGCAAAGGTGGCACAACCACATTGATTATTGGCGAAGATCGCAAACTTATCCGTCACTATCCTTCCATTCAAGGCACCTTCCGCAACTGTGCTGGTGGTGTAACTCCTTGGGGTTCTTGGCTGACGTCGGAAGAAAACACTTCTACACCCGAAGAAAATCCTGGTTTAGTTTCTAAGCGGCATGGTTATAACTTTGAAGTACCCGCTAAAGCGACAGGCGCTGTTCCCCCAATTCCTTTAACTGCAATGGGCCGCTTCAACCATGAAGCTGTGGCGATCGATCCTGCAACAGGGATTGCTTATGAAACTGAAGATCGGGGTGATGGCCTGTTCTACCGATTTATCCCCAATCAACCTGGCGAATTACAGATGGGTGGTACTCTGCAAGCCCTAGCAATCAAGGGGAGACCTGGTGTCAATACTAGTAACAACAGCGGTGTCACCATTCCAGTTGGTCAGACCCTGGAAGTAGAGTGGGTGACTATCGACAATCCTGACCCAGCCCGTGATAGTGCTCCTACAGGGACACGATTCCAGGGGAGAGCGAAGGGAGCCGCTACCTTTACCCGTGGAGAAGGTATCTGGTTTGGCAATAATGAGTTGTACTTTACTTGTACCGATGGTGGCCCCTTCCGTTTAGGACAAGTTTGGCGCTATGTGCCTGGGCAGTCTGCTCAGGATGGCGGTACACTCACCCTGTTTGTTGAATCCACAGATAAAGCAGAACTAGAAAATCCTGACAACATTGTTGTCTCTCCGTTCGGCGATCTCTTTCTTTGTGAAGATGGGGATGACGAGCAATTCGTTGTGGGTGTCACTCCTCAAGGGGAACTGTATCACTTTGCTCGTAATGCCATTAATGACAGAGAGCTTGCAGGTGCGTGCTTCTCTCCTGATGGTCAAACCATGTTCGTGAACATTCAAACTCCTGGCATCACTTTTGCCATTTGGGGACCTTGGAGCCGAGCTTAA